Proteins encoded within one genomic window of Deltaproteobacteria bacterium:
- a CDS encoding hydantoinase/oxoprolinase family protein, translating into MSYRLCIDIGGTFTDLVVVDRKGHVNIYKSPTTPDNYADAFIDVLKQAAGSYKIPLERFMEECSTSAGGYFAHGSTVSTNAIIEGKVAKTGLICTHGFRDVLTGREGGKEEPYNWQMEYPLPYIPRYLTVPVTERVNSEGEIERPLDEKEVRDAIKKLKGFKVNAIAVALLWSIANNAHELRIGELIEEVWPGIPYSLSHQVNPCIREYRRTSSTAIDASLKPLISSYVAMLQKRLAEIGYKGELSLFTSSGGVVSVDELVKRPVYSVDCGPALAPSAGRLIAGHEFGVDNIITTDMGGTSFDVACITNGELAVTRESLVDTHMLGINKIDSKSIGAGGGSIAWVDSGGLLHVGPKSAGAMPGPACYGKGGTEPTVTDANVSLGYLDPGFFLGGKMKLDAGLAAEAINKSVAKPLKLSVDEASYAIWGAVNVEMCNLIQDITIWKGIDPREYMIVSGGGAAGLHIGAIASDLGVKKVLIPRVAGVLSAYGGAFAEITSEFSASKFTESGTFDYEGIGEILENLEKQAADFLQRMGVPKKLRKIKFYTDARYPNQVWDIPIPLRSNRISGQNQLERLVNDFHNTHEKVFTVKAPEEPVEFIYWRAVAIGKPTRVAMPELPADSKSADGAVKGKRKAYFRELGGRVDTAVYDGSKLKPGKKIPAPAIIEEPTTTVLIMPGSKASITKYGNYLIEIGQSSGKTRTDKK; encoded by the coding sequence ATGAGTTACAGATTATGTATCGATATCGGAGGGACATTTACCGACCTTGTTGTAGTAGACAGAAAAGGACATGTGAATATATATAAATCGCCGACCACTCCGGATAATTATGCCGATGCATTTATCGACGTTCTCAAACAGGCGGCCGGTTCCTACAAAATTCCCCTGGAAAGATTCATGGAGGAATGCAGCACCTCGGCGGGAGGCTACTTTGCACATGGTTCCACGGTAAGCACCAATGCCATCATTGAGGGAAAGGTTGCGAAGACCGGACTCATCTGCACACATGGTTTTCGTGATGTCCTGACCGGACGGGAGGGCGGCAAGGAGGAACCCTACAACTGGCAAATGGAGTATCCGCTTCCCTATATTCCACGATACCTGACCGTGCCCGTTACGGAGAGGGTGAATTCTGAAGGTGAAATTGAGAGGCCCCTTGATGAAAAAGAGGTGCGTGATGCCATTAAAAAGCTGAAAGGCTTCAAAGTAAATGCCATAGCCGTTGCATTACTCTGGTCGATAGCAAATAACGCGCACGAGCTGAGAATCGGAGAACTCATTGAGGAAGTCTGGCCGGGTATTCCCTATAGCCTGAGTCACCAGGTAAATCCATGCATCAGAGAATACAGGCGAACGTCATCGACTGCCATAGATGCTTCTTTAAAGCCGCTTATAAGCAGCTATGTAGCCATGTTACAAAAACGGCTGGCTGAAATAGGCTACAAGGGGGAGCTTTCGTTATTTACCTCAAGCGGCGGTGTCGTGTCGGTTGATGAGCTTGTTAAAAGGCCTGTTTACAGCGTGGATTGCGGGCCGGCACTGGCGCCGAGTGCCGGGAGACTGATCGCGGGACATGAATTCGGGGTTGATAACATCATTACCACGGATATGGGAGGAACAAGTTTTGATGTGGCCTGCATCACGAACGGTGAACTGGCCGTTACCCGTGAATCGCTGGTGGACACCCATATGCTGGGCATTAATAAGATCGACAGCAAATCAATCGGTGCCGGCGGAGGCAGTATAGCCTGGGTGGACAGCGGTGGGTTACTGCATGTCGGTCCAAAAAGTGCAGGGGCCATGCCCGGTCCCGCCTGCTATGGCAAAGGAGGTACCGAGCCGACAGTCACCGACGCGAATGTGTCTCTGGGATATCTTGACCCCGGTTTCTTCCTCGGTGGAAAAATGAAACTTGACGCCGGCCTGGCTGCAGAAGCTATTAATAAAAGCGTTGCGAAACCTTTAAAACTCTCAGTGGATGAAGCTTCCTATGCCATTTGGGGGGCGGTGAACGTTGAGATGTGCAATTTGATACAGGATATCACTATCTGGAAGGGCATTGATCCGCGTGAGTACATGATCGTTTCCGGTGGAGGCGCGGCAGGCCTGCATATAGGGGCTATTGCCTCGGATCTGGGCGTGAAGAAAGTGTTAATCCCGCGGGTGGCTGGTGTTCTCAGTGCCTATGGAGGAGCCTTCGCGGAGATCACTTCAGAGTTCAGCGCCAGCAAATTCACAGAAAGTGGGACTTTTGACTATGAAGGCATCGGTGAGATATTGGAGAACCTGGAAAAACAGGCAGCGGACTTCCTGCAGCGCATGGGGGTGCCGAAGAAATTACGCAAAATAAAATTTTATACGGATGCACGGTACCCCAACCAGGTATGGGACATCCCAATACCCCTGCGCAGCAATAGAATCAGCGGTCAGAATCAACTTGAACGGCTGGTGAACGATTTCCACAATACCCACGAGAAGGTCTTCACGGTGAAAGCACCTGAAGAACCCGTAGAGTTCATATACTGGCGCGCCGTGGCGATCGGTAAGCCGACTCGGGTAGCAATGCCGGAACTGCCTGCAGATTCGAAAAGTGCTGATGGCGCTGTTAAAGGAAAGAGGAAAGCATATTTCCGCGAACTTGGAGGAAGAGTGGATACCGCGGTCTATGACGGATCAAAACTGAAGCCGGGTAAAAAGATTCCCGCTCCTGCCATCATTGAGGAACCAACGACCACGGTGCTAATCATGCCGGGCTCGAAAGCATCGATTACAAAATACGGTAATTACCTCATTGAAATTGGACAATCATCGGGAAAAACGCGCACGGATAAAAAATGA
- a CDS encoding DEAD/DEAH box helicase produces MKEHTHAPRAHESTSTSTHHSHSQFSRGVFGALIPEIQRAVAAEGYITPTPIQEQCIPHLLEGRDLLGSAQTGTGKTAAFALPLLQRLSGRSHRPRKGTPRALILAPTRELAAQIEESIGTYGRFLRLRHTVIFGGVNQVNQVKALNRGVDILVATPGRLLDLMQQGFIHLNEVEVFILDEVDRMLDMGFIPDIKRVLSKLPAERQTLFFSATMVPKIMELAYTMVHNPVRVAIEPDKPTLDSIAQKVLFVGKRNKDALLVSLLGDPTINKALIFTQMKHAANKVAEKLCAAGIHGTAIHGNKSQAARTRALDGFRQGRYRVLVATDVAARGLDVDDITHVINYDLPAEAETYVHRIGRTARAGANGDAISFCCAEDRAYLREIERLLGRPVPAEMEHAYHSDEAFRSTQSVAKTFVRSFGKRQGGRFHSSFTRSHSKNNGRGKMW; encoded by the coding sequence ATGAAAGAACACACACATGCGCCGCGCGCGCACGAAAGTACCTCCACCTCCACACATCACTCCCACTCACAGTTTTCACGAGGCGTCTTTGGCGCCCTGATCCCGGAGATCCAGCGAGCCGTTGCCGCCGAGGGGTATATTACCCCGACGCCCATCCAGGAACAGTGCATACCGCACCTGCTGGAAGGACGGGACCTGCTGGGAAGCGCCCAGACCGGTACCGGTAAAACGGCGGCCTTTGCCTTGCCGCTCCTGCAGAGGCTTTCAGGAAGATCCCACCGTCCCCGGAAAGGGACACCCCGAGCTCTCATTCTTGCCCCTACCCGCGAACTCGCGGCGCAGATAGAAGAAAGCATCGGGACCTATGGGCGATTTCTTCGTCTCAGACATACCGTGATCTTCGGAGGGGTCAACCAGGTCAACCAGGTCAAGGCCCTGAACAGGGGAGTCGATATACTCGTGGCCACCCCCGGCCGGTTGCTTGATCTGATGCAGCAGGGCTTCATCCACCTGAATGAGGTGGAGGTCTTCATTCTCGACGAAGTGGACCGGATGCTCGACATGGGCTTTATTCCCGACATCAAGCGGGTATTGTCCAAACTCCCGGCCGAGCGACAGACGCTGTTCTTCTCGGCAACCATGGTACCGAAAATAATGGAGCTGGCCTACACCATGGTCCACAACCCGGTGCGGGTTGCCATCGAGCCCGACAAACCCACGTTGGACAGCATTGCTCAAAAGGTGCTCTTCGTGGGGAAAAGGAACAAGGATGCGCTGCTGGTCTCCCTCTTGGGTGATCCCACGATCAATAAGGCCCTCATTTTCACCCAGATGAAGCATGCCGCTAACAAGGTGGCGGAAAAGTTGTGCGCGGCGGGTATCCACGGCACCGCCATCCACGGCAACAAGAGCCAGGCTGCCCGTACCAGGGCGCTTGATGGATTCAGGCAGGGCCGTTACCGGGTACTGGTCGCCACCGATGTGGCGGCACGGGGATTGGATGTGGACGATATCACTCACGTGATCAACTACGACCTTCCCGCGGAGGCCGAGACTTACGTGCACCGCATCGGGCGGACCGCCCGGGCGGGGGCGAACGGTGATGCCATTTCGTTCTGTTGTGCCGAAGACCGGGCCTATCTGCGGGAAATCGAACGGCTGCTGGGTAGGCCGGTGCCCGCAGAGATGGAACACGCCTATCATAGCGACGAGGCGTTCCGCTCTACCCAGTCCGTCGCGAAGACATTTGTTCGCAGTTTCGGCAAACGACAGGGCGGACGTTTCCATAGCAGCTTCACACGCTCCCACAGCAAAAACAACGGCCGCGGCAAAATGTGGTAA
- a CDS encoding bacterioferritin produces MVRKVKNRKDEVIEVLNKARAMELQAIHQYMNQHYNLDDMDYGELAAKVKLIAIDEMRHAEMFAERIKELGGEPTTESAGKVKKGQGVEAVFPFDARLEDETMDAYNDFLLVCRDNGDSISMKLFETIIDEEQIHFNYFDNVSEHVKKLGPAYLAQKAGTPAETGLQSQGFVANQGGDA; encoded by the coding sequence ATGGTTCGTAAAGTCAAGAACAGGAAAGACGAGGTCATCGAGGTTCTGAACAAGGCCCGTGCGATGGAACTGCAGGCGATCCACCAGTACATGAACCAGCACTATAACCTGGACGACATGGATTATGGTGAGTTGGCCGCAAAGGTGAAGCTCATAGCGATCGATGAGATGCGCCATGCGGAAATGTTCGCTGAGCGGATTAAGGAACTGGGCGGTGAACCGACGACGGAATCCGCCGGGAAGGTCAAAAAAGGGCAGGGTGTCGAGGCGGTCTTTCCTTTCGATGCACGGCTCGAGGACGAGACCATGGATGCCTACAATGATTTCCTCCTGGTCTGCCGCGATAACGGTGACAGTATCAGCATGAAGCTCTTTGAGACCATCATTGATGAAGAGCAGATTCACTTCAATTACTTCGATAATGTGAGCGAGCACGTCAAGAAACTCGGCCCCGCCTACCTTGCCCAGAAAGCCGGCACGCCGGCTGAGACAGGGCTTCAGAGCCAGGGATTCGTCGCGAACCAGGGAGGCGACGCCTGA
- a CDS encoding substrate-binding domain-containing protein: MKHMSQIITALMLIIAVTVGFGVTAWSDEPVLRMATTTSTDNTGLLDYLVPQFKADTGVELQWVSVGTGKALELGKNCDVDVLLVHAPDAEMKYVADGYGVDRQQIMFNDFVFIGPPADPAGIRGKRVVDSLKTIVDKKARFASRGDNSGTHKKELELWSESGITVPDKEEWYIQTGQGMLNTINIAAERDAYTMTDRGTFIKYEDNWKGNPPLIILVEGDRSLRNQYSVIAVNPKRCDNVKYDLATKFREWIASAKVQKSIGEFKLMGKQLFTPNAGE; this comes from the coding sequence ATGAAGCACATGAGTCAGATTATCACCGCATTAATGCTGATCATTGCAGTGACCGTCGGATTCGGCGTGACCGCCTGGTCCGATGAACCGGTTCTGCGAATGGCCACCACAACGAGTACGGATAACACAGGTCTCCTGGACTACCTGGTCCCCCAGTTCAAGGCCGATACGGGGGTTGAACTGCAGTGGGTCTCGGTGGGGACCGGCAAGGCCCTTGAACTGGGCAAGAACTGCGATGTGGATGTACTGCTTGTTCATGCGCCGGATGCCGAAATGAAGTATGTCGCCGATGGATACGGCGTTGACCGGCAGCAGATCATGTTCAACGATTTCGTTTTTATCGGACCCCCCGCTGATCCTGCCGGTATCCGGGGGAAACGTGTGGTCGACTCGCTGAAGACCATTGTGGATAAGAAGGCGCGTTTCGCCAGCAGAGGCGATAATTCGGGGACCCACAAAAAGGAACTCGAGCTCTGGAGTGAATCGGGAATTACCGTTCCTGACAAAGAGGAGTGGTATATCCAGACAGGTCAGGGCATGCTCAACACGATCAACATCGCGGCAGAGCGCGATGCCTATACCATGACGGACCGGGGGACCTTTATCAAGTATGAGGATAACTGGAAGGGGAATCCGCCCCTGATCATACTGGTTGAGGGTGACAGATCGCTGAGAAATCAGTACAGTGTCATTGCTGTGAATCCGAAGCGGTGTGACAATGTGAAGTATGACCTGGCGACGAAGTTCAGGGAATGGATAGCATCGGCGAAAGTCCAGAAGAGCATCGGTGAATTCAAACTCATGGGCAAGCAGCTGTTCACACCGAATGCCGGTGAATAA
- a CDS encoding ABC transporter permease: MDYLLDGLRHAFILLFSGDVETYSAVFTSLKVSSLSIAGSLIVGIPAGFFLGYYEFAGKRQLRAIVDTLLALPTVVVGLFVYAFVSRRGPLGEFGLLFTIPGIAIAQMILVLPIVMSLTATAIESLDRRLKTTILTLGARGRQIIMASLLEARYAVLIAAVTAYGRAISEVGVSMMIGGNIKWHTRTITTAIALETGKGQFAMGIALGIVLLSIAFLVNFALTALKRRMA, from the coding sequence ATGGATTATCTTCTTGACGGTCTGCGTCACGCCTTTATCCTGCTCTTTTCAGGGGACGTGGAGACCTATTCGGCCGTCTTCACGTCCCTGAAAGTATCAAGCCTGTCCATTGCGGGGAGCCTGATCGTCGGGATCCCCGCCGGGTTCTTTCTGGGGTACTATGAGTTTGCCGGCAAGAGGCAGTTACGGGCCATAGTGGACACGCTTCTCGCCCTGCCCACCGTCGTGGTCGGTCTCTTCGTGTATGCCTTTGTGTCTCGTCGAGGTCCACTCGGTGAATTCGGACTGTTGTTCACCATTCCCGGTATCGCCATTGCCCAGATGATTCTGGTCCTGCCCATCGTCATGTCATTGACGGCCACGGCGATCGAGAGCCTGGACAGGAGGCTCAAAACGACCATCCTGACCCTCGGTGCCCGGGGAAGACAGATCATCATGGCCAGTCTCCTCGAAGCGAGATATGCCGTTCTGATCGCCGCGGTCACCGCTTACGGCAGGGCCATTTCGGAAGTGGGCGTTTCCATGATGATCGGCGGCAACATCAAATGGCACACGAGAACGATCACTACGGCGATCGCCCTAGAAACAGGCAAGGGGCAGTTCGCCATGGGGATCGCCCTGGGAATCGTCCTCCTGTCGATTGCGTTCCTCGTGAATTTCGCCCTGACGGCCCTGAAGAGACGAATGGCATGA
- a CDS encoding ATP-binding cassette domain-containing protein — protein MNTPPLYTLEQVKFGYNRRFTLSVPDLSIGWNTSIGFVGPNGGGKTTLLKLLAFLETPHEGSVFFKGKRIGGDVSAVQRKVTMLLQEPYLLKRSVYENVSYGLKVRHETEHLRERVFRALELVGLAPGEFARRRWHELSGGEAQRVSLASRLVLEPEVLILDEPTASVDQKSALLIQEAIWTMRSRSRMSLIVASHDMAWLGEVADEVYTVRRGRVSRSGPENSIEGPWSSRPDGLWEKTLGDGQRITAATPPETTAGTALLEPSDILVAVTPPGGLSARNVLRGTIIQMTRDNSSEKLVVTVSVADLSLHCSVTRAATEELRLIPGNEVFVIFKAASIRWQ, from the coding sequence ATGAATACTCCGCCCCTGTATACCCTTGAGCAGGTGAAATTCGGCTATAACCGGCGTTTCACCCTTTCCGTCCCCGATCTTTCCATCGGGTGGAATACTTCCATCGGATTTGTCGGACCCAACGGGGGTGGAAAAACAACACTTCTCAAACTCCTCGCCTTTCTTGAAACCCCTCATGAGGGTAGCGTCTTCTTCAAGGGGAAACGCATCGGCGGCGATGTGTCCGCAGTGCAGCGAAAGGTTACCATGCTCCTTCAGGAACCCTACCTTCTCAAACGGTCCGTGTATGAGAACGTGTCCTACGGTCTGAAGGTCCGCCATGAAACAGAACATCTCCGGGAACGCGTCTTCCGGGCCCTGGAACTGGTGGGCCTTGCTCCCGGGGAATTCGCCCGGCGGCGGTGGCACGAACTTTCCGGGGGTGAAGCGCAACGGGTTTCCCTGGCGTCGAGGCTCGTACTGGAGCCGGAGGTGCTGATCCTGGATGAGCCCACGGCCAGCGTCGATCAGAAGAGCGCCCTGCTCATACAGGAGGCGATCTGGACCATGAGGTCCCGGTCGCGTATGTCTCTCATCGTGGCAAGCCACGATATGGCGTGGCTCGGCGAGGTGGCCGACGAGGTATATACGGTCCGCCGTGGCCGTGTCAGTCGCAGCGGGCCAGAAAACAGCATTGAAGGACCCTGGAGTTCCAGGCCTGACGGTTTGTGGGAAAAAACGCTGGGTGACGGGCAGAGGATAACGGCCGCGACGCCTCCCGAAACAACGGCCGGAACGGCGCTTCTGGAACCATCCGATATCCTTGTGGCCGTTACACCTCCCGGCGGCCTTTCGGCCAGAAACGTTCTTCGAGGGACCATCATCCAGATGACACGGGATAATTCATCGGAAAAACTGGTAGTTACGGTGTCCGTGGCTGACCTGTCACTGCACTGCAGCGTGACGAGGGCCGCAACGGAAGAATTGCGGCTCATTCCCGGTAACGAGGTGTTCGTAATTTTCAAGGCAGCTTCAATCCGCTGGCAGTGA
- a CDS encoding adenine nucleotide alpha hydrolase family protein — MKCTVCGEPARINAPRHNSKFCERHFLRFVFRQVWRTIEEYRMFTHRDTLLLGVSGGKDSMTAWDILAEQGYTVHAVHIDMGFGDYSRRSEEIVRTFAAARDLTLSVHTFQELMGFTFQHALRIHRRRACALCGTVRRYFLNRLARDLECTVVVTGHNLDDETATLLGNVLHWQMGYLERQYPVLEPKAGLLRKVKPLVKLTDEETGWYVKLRNIDTATGTCPYSRGATSPVYKDIMGEIEKRMIGIKADFYFNYLNRMREQLSSGSSGRADETRFCPECGYRTLKGELCFVCSLKRRAARGSDGSSLPAD, encoded by the coding sequence ATGAAATGCACCGTCTGCGGTGAACCGGCCCGCATCAATGCCCCGCGTCATAACTCGAAGTTCTGCGAGCGCCATTTTCTGCGTTTCGTCTTCCGTCAGGTCTGGCGGACCATTGAAGAGTACCGCATGTTCACGCACAGGGACACCCTTCTTCTCGGCGTATCGGGCGGCAAGGACAGTATGACGGCATGGGATATCCTGGCGGAGCAGGGCTATACCGTTCATGCCGTCCATATCGACATGGGTTTCGGAGACTACTCGCGGCGCTCGGAGGAGATCGTCCGGACCTTCGCGGCGGCACGGGATCTCACCCTTTCGGTTCACACCTTTCAAGAGCTCATGGGTTTCACCTTTCAGCATGCCCTGCGGATCCACCGGAGAAGGGCCTGCGCGCTCTGTGGAACGGTGAGACGCTATTTTCTGAACCGGCTGGCCCGGGACCTGGAATGTACCGTGGTGGTCACCGGGCATAATCTCGACGACGAAACAGCCACGCTCCTGGGGAACGTTCTGCACTGGCAGATGGGGTATCTCGAACGGCAATACCCGGTCCTGGAACCAAAGGCCGGGCTGCTTCGAAAGGTCAAACCGCTGGTAAAGCTCACCGACGAAGAAACGGGATGGTACGTGAAGCTCAGGAATATTGATACCGCTACGGGAACCTGCCCCTACTCACGTGGCGCTACCTCACCGGTCTACAAGGACATCATGGGGGAGATCGAAAAAAGAATGATCGGCATCAAGGCCGATTTCTACTTCAACTATCTGAATCGAATGCGGGAACAGCTCTCGTCCGGAAGCAGCGGCAGGGCGGATGAAACCCGTTTCTGTCCCGAATGCGGATACCGGACCCTCAAGGGGGAGCTGTGTTTTGTGTGTTCCCTGAAAAGGCGGGCGGCGCGAGGGAGTGACGGTTCATCACTGCCAGCGGATTGA
- a CDS encoding MMPL family transporter, whose translation MNRFIRFAIRHPIPVFIILALITVILAPGMLKLKIDNSIETIMPKHDSKYIFYNKLKETYGDNGQFVVMAVSADDLWSPVTIRKFHELLRDIEEFKDFSFQSEKKRLQRLTEITTGVHISGAELSAAFTDAPPFRRLLERKITKLFGTKKILTTKNLQKLRAEIERVTALKQEEFIDEIVSPLTMKDIKGAEDTLEVVDLIEEDEEGNRILPETGEDITSFRKRLERNPSFENALYSRDPVTEEISDFGVIIKFINVEDRDPVARELIEIIEGHRDLRIVSTGMPIVYVRVVNYIRSDFIVLVPLVMLVVMAVFYINFRTVRGVILPLASLSLAELWLLGLMGHLGFKITVMASSLPTLMIAVGSSYAIHILNQYYADFDMITAAGKEEGLRVSMTHISLTVLLAGLTTFIAFMTLVPSQLSCVREWGFFSAIGALFAVITASSLIPASLSMLPHERPQGLWNRRKQPRVTIVDRIIALMARGAIRHHRKVVVAIVIILVISIAGFLQLEVDTAYVSYFKKGSSVRKDINTIGEKFGGGWGFDILINSGSVDGVKSPEFLNALEAFRNWLETDENRDLKIGRTDSFSDFIKTMHMAMNNDDPAAYAIPTNRTDIQDYLEIYAGDDDDSDGRFDEFEPFVDIDYRTCDLLARLCRKEGQPVGTAEIDAIGKRISGYLDRNLPPGASYTISGFPIIEVQVSHYLITGQLQSLILSLVVVDIIAILLFQHFAAGLLALIPMGVAVLINFGIMGWLGIALDMPTSVIAAVTIGIGVDDTIHFLNNFRHNRARGYGVDETIERTLAVTGKAIIFTSLALICGFFVFLLSSFIPIMLLGILLAITMTATTVGALLILPSVIKASRVDLSEPARETWMGRYLNIGKWFGLGEEEYGTNNVSLQDGLSSLPPENPGDGSTMSKD comes from the coding sequence ATGAACCGCTTTATTCGATTCGCAATTCGACATCCCATACCTGTCTTTATCATCCTCGCTCTCATCACCGTGATCCTCGCGCCGGGCATGTTGAAGCTCAAGATCGACAATTCCATTGAAACCATCATGCCCAAGCATGACAGCAAGTATATCTTCTACAACAAGTTGAAGGAGACTTACGGGGATAACGGCCAGTTCGTAGTCATGGCCGTCTCTGCCGACGACCTCTGGAGCCCCGTGACGATCCGAAAATTTCACGAGCTTTTAAGGGACATCGAGGAATTCAAGGACTTCTCCTTTCAAAGTGAAAAAAAACGCCTGCAGCGGCTCACCGAGATCACAACGGGTGTGCATATCAGCGGGGCCGAGCTTTCCGCCGCTTTTACCGACGCCCCCCCCTTCCGCCGGCTCCTGGAACGAAAAATAACAAAACTCTTCGGCACCAAAAAGATCCTTACTACAAAGAACCTGCAAAAACTCCGCGCAGAGATCGAGCGGGTCACGGCCCTGAAACAGGAAGAATTCATCGACGAGATCGTTTCCCCCCTGACAATGAAAGACATCAAGGGCGCTGAAGACACCCTGGAGGTGGTAGATCTCATAGAAGAAGACGAGGAAGGAAACAGGATACTGCCGGAGACCGGCGAAGACATCACCTCGTTCAGGAAACGGCTGGAGAGAAACCCGTCCTTTGAGAACGCCCTCTACAGCCGCGACCCGGTCACGGAAGAGATCAGCGATTTCGGTGTCATCATCAAGTTCATCAATGTGGAAGACCGGGACCCCGTGGCACGGGAACTCATCGAAATAATCGAGGGACACCGGGACCTCAGGATCGTATCCACGGGAATGCCCATCGTCTATGTCCGGGTCGTCAACTACATCCGCTCCGATTTCATCGTGCTCGTTCCCCTGGTCATGCTCGTGGTCATGGCCGTTTTCTACATCAACTTCCGAACGGTCCGCGGCGTCATCCTCCCCCTGGCATCGCTCAGCCTGGCCGAATTGTGGCTCCTGGGCCTCATGGGACACCTGGGATTTAAGATCACCGTCATGGCCTCTTCGCTCCCGACGCTGATGATCGCCGTGGGAAGTTCATACGCCATTCACATCCTGAACCAGTATTATGCCGACTTCGACATGATAACAGCGGCGGGGAAGGAGGAGGGACTTCGTGTATCCATGACCCACATTTCCCTGACGGTCCTTCTGGCGGGACTCACGACCTTCATAGCCTTTATGACGCTCGTTCCCAGCCAGCTCTCATGCGTCCGGGAGTGGGGCTTTTTTTCGGCGATCGGGGCACTCTTCGCCGTTATTACAGCCAGTTCCCTCATTCCCGCCAGCCTCTCCATGCTGCCCCACGAACGGCCCCAGGGGCTCTGGAACCGGCGGAAACAACCCCGCGTTACGATCGTGGACCGCATCATCGCCCTCATGGCCCGGGGTGCCATTCGACATCACCGGAAGGTCGTCGTGGCCATTGTCATTATCCTGGTCATATCCATCGCCGGTTTTCTCCAGCTCGAAGTCGATACGGCCTATGTCAGCTATTTCAAAAAAGGCAGTTCCGTCAGGAAAGATATCAACACCATCGGTGAAAAGTTCGGCGGCGGCTGGGGGTTCGATATCCTGATAAATTCCGGTTCCGTCGACGGGGTCAAATCGCCGGAGTTTCTCAACGCCCTCGAAGCCTTCAGAAACTGGCTCGAGACGGATGAAAACAGGGACCTGAAGATCGGCAGGACGGATTCTTTTTCCGACTTCATCAAGACCATGCATATGGCCATGAATAACGACGACCCCGCAGCCTACGCAATCCCGACGAACAGGACGGACATACAGGATTATCTGGAGATCTACGCAGGCGATGACGATGATTCGGACGGGCGTTTTGATGAATTTGAACCTTTTGTCGATATTGACTACCGCACCTGCGATCTCCTGGCACGGCTCTGCCGCAAGGAAGGACAACCGGTCGGCACCGCTGAGATCGACGCGATCGGGAAGAGGATCAGCGGGTATCTTGACCGGAACCTTCCACCGGGAGCATCCTATACTATCTCGGGATTTCCCATCATCGAAGTCCAGGTGTCCCACTACCTCATCACGGGCCAGCTTCAGAGCCTCATACTGTCCCTGGTTGTTGTCGATATCATCGCCATACTGCTCTTCCAGCATTTCGCGGCGGGCCTTCTGGCACTGATCCCCATGGGGGTGGCCGTTCTCATCAACTTCGGCATCATGGGCTGGCTGGGTATCGCCCTTGATATGCCCACATCGGTTATCGCCGCCGTCACCATCGGCATCGGTGTTGATGACACGATCCATTTTCTCAATAATTTCAGGCATAACAGGGCGAGGGGATACGGTGTGGACGAAACGATCGAACGGACTCTGGCCGTGACGGGGAAGGCCATTATCTTCACTTCACTGGCGCTTATCTGCGGGTTCTTCGTCTTTCTGCTCTCCAGCTTCATTCCCATCATGCTGCTGGGAATTCTGCTGGCGATCACCATGACGGCGACGACCGTCGGCGCCCTGCTCATCCTTCCGTCGGTGATCAAGGCAAGCAGGGTCGACCTGAGCGAACCCGCGCGGGAAACATGGATGGGCAGATATTTGAATATCGGGAAATGGTTCGGATTGGGCGAGGAAGAATACGGAACGAACAACGTGAGTCTTCAGGACGGACTGTCCTCACTTCCCCCGGAAAATCCGGGGGATGGAAGCACTATGTCTAAGGATTGA